The Xenopus tropicalis strain Nigerian chromosome 7, UCB_Xtro_10.0, whole genome shotgun sequence genome includes a region encoding these proteins:
- the LOC116412380 gene encoding phospholipase A2 inhibitor 25 kDa subunit-like, producing MCLPPIPTFPSQVSAENGLACPACYVENSRRCLSDEPLNCVGNENRCIQYLKQELYDGKLTIESFYGCTTDSICRLGSSSKKFLYLTNETFKTVKMDMSCSGGMGLSVPFLSYLGFRLVGLMI from the exons TCCCATCCCAAGTATCAGCTGAAAATGGCCTGGCCTGCCCAGCGTGCTACGTAGAGAACTCCAGGAGATGTTTATCAGACGAACCCTTGAACTGTGTTGGAAATGAGAATCGCTGCATCCAGTACCTAAAGCAGGAACTCTATG ACGGCAAGTTGACAATTGAGTCTTTTTACGGATGTACCACAGACAGTATCTGCCGACTTGGATCATCGAGTAAGAAATTCTTGTATTTGACAAATGAGACTTTCAAAACCGTAAAAATGGATATGAGCTGCAGCGGCGGTATGGGGCTGAGCGTTCCCTTCCTCTCCTACCTGGGCTTCAGATTAGTTGGCCTTATGATATAA